In Eubalaena glacialis isolate mEubGla1 chromosome 3, mEubGla1.1.hap2.+ XY, whole genome shotgun sequence, the following are encoded in one genomic region:
- the ERRFI1 gene encoding ERBB receptor feedback inhibitor 1 has translation MSMAGVAAQEIRVPLKTGFLHNGQALGSLKACWGGRGEFENGFLNIDPITMAYSLNSTAQEHLTSIGHASRSAPMNGSHFPEHGPSAKSRLPPLIIPPSEGWGQQEDRVACGLKKLAVNGVCASTPPLTPIKTPPPLLPGVAPCERGSRPLPPLPISEDLSLDETDCEVEFLTSSDTDFLLEDCALSDFRPDGPGRRSFRGCGQINYAYFDTPAVSAADLSQAHDQAAGGTSANPPLSQAHRRLRRSHSGPAGSFNKPAIRISSYVHRASPNSDDDKPEVPPRVPIPPRPAKPDYRRWSAEVTSSTYSDEDRPPKVPPREPLSRSNSRTPSPKSLPSYLNGVMPPTQSFAPDPKYVSSKALQRQHSEGAAGKVPCILPIIENGKKVSSTHYYLLPERPPYLDKYEKFFREAEETHASAPIQPLPADGGVFSAPEKLDSKPRVDLAGHAKRRHFSYVVSP, from the exons ATGTCCATGGCCGGAGTCGCTGCTCAGGAGATCAGAGTCCCGTTAAAAACTGGGTTTCTGCACAATGGCCAAGCCCTGGGGAGCCTGAAGGCCTGCTGGGGGGGCCGCGGCGAGTTTGAGAA CGGCTTTTTGAACATCGACCCCATAACCATGGCCTACAGTCTGAACTCGACGGCGCAGGAGCACCTAACGTCCATAG GGCACGCTTCCAGGTCGGCTCCGATGAACGGGAGCCACTTTCCAGAGCACGGCCCCTCCGCCAAGTCCCGCCTGCCCCCTCTCATCATCCCCCCGAGTGAAGGCTGGGGGCAGCAGGAGGACCGGGTGGCGTGTGGGTTGAAGAAGCTGGCAGTGAACGGGGTCTGTGCCTCCACGCCCCCGCTCACCCCCATCAAGACGCCCCCGCCCCTCTTGCCTGGCGTGGCTCCCTGCGAGCGGGGCTCCAGGCCCCTGCCACCGCTGCCCATCTCCGAGGACCTCTCCCTGGACGAGACGGACTGCGAGGTCGAGTTCCTGACCAGCTCGGACACGGACTTCCTTCTAGAAGACTGCGCGCTCTCCGACTTCAGACCCGACGGCCCCGGCAGACGCAGCTTCCGAGGGTGCGGACAGATCAACTACGCGTATTTCGACACCCCGGCCGTCTCGGCCGCGGATCTCAGCCAGGCGCACGACCAGGCTGCCGGGGGGACTAGTGCCAACCCCCCTCTGTCCCAGGCCCACCGGAGACTGAGGAGGTCTCACTCAGGCCCCGCAGGGTCCTTTAACAAGCCGGCTATCAGGATCTCCAGCTACGTGCACAGGGCTTCTCCCAACTCCGACGACGACAAGCCCGAGGTGCCCCCCCGGGTCCCCATCCCTCCCCGGCCGGCCAAGCCGGACTATAGAAGGTGGTCGGCCGAAGTCACTTCCAGCACCTACAGCGACGAGGACAGGCCCCCCAAAGTCCCGCCGAGAGAACCCTTGTCCCGGAGTAACTCCCGCACCCCAAGCCCCAAAAGTCTCCCGTCTTACCTCAACGGGGTCATGCCCCCCACGCAGAGCTTTGCCCCCGACCCCAAGTATGTGAGCAGCAAAGCCCTGCAGAGACAGCACAGCGAGGGGGCCGCCGGTAAGGTCCCCTGCATCCTGCCCATCATTGAAAATGGGAAGAAAGTGAGCTCAACGCATTATTACCTGCTCCCTGAGAGGCCACCCTACCTGGACAAATATGAAAAGTTTTTTAGGGAAGCAGAAGAGACACACGCGAGCGCCCCCATCCAGCCCCTCCCTGCCGACGGCGGTGTCTTTTCGGCCCCAGAAAAGCTGGACTCGAAACCAAGAGTGGATCTGGCAGGCCACGCGAAGCGCAGACATTTCTCCTACGTGGTTTCCCCTTAG